From a single Phorcysia thermohydrogeniphila genomic region:
- a CDS encoding PKD domain-containing protein translates to MKRWWKAFPVFLLFFAFSCGASIKEEETPPPPQEVPTVTTDLAGSVKALNRGEEEKVSAARVKLIVDFNRNGVFEGKHSEDKIYLSATLNGEFFIKSIEIPEQGALAELIVEKEGYAPYYKVLELSPNSELNVNVELLPVSVEVQPVLRSLRGLEVGNSEVKVDFSPLAIEEDTTLLNVFYKNYNLEGELPQAPGKLEIDGRPLEVLSLLSLELKNQRGEVVEFADEFTCPYTIRQKLSPKAIEEIRKNGDVDPKSGCQVPVYYFSSETGKWRYLGNGDIVDSSGGAVDCSSLQDGSSYWVKLCGKQGEGVTFYAVAYPLKESEVTVCFFTENESGEPVAGASFEVFKGGFYSVAFSNEEGIARLQVPFTKRPSNCSSLGEEATSEGITFRYFEPSSLSMPVSLDLSALPSGSLSGCSCLFRVKVPSSTVDAIVVARDSSGYPVKEAEVCLKERNFGFYECRKTDENGMATFKVVPEKVYTAFGVGLSSVTKEVTPLDRFFSLTLTNTPPKVEMTVYPKEVKAGSNLYILLYAYDPDGDEIRLKDFMCGDKRARVIEGEDFEGALFVTAYCTPTEPGSYKVSANVGDAFEMFKVEEEFNVVSGSSPPVINGYNFLDSDGKVVSRDSLKVGNIYKLVFYAYDPDGDPISYRSANPYCSFEVNEKGVATCSFPSSGDYELSFVIDDRNGNSVEERINVHVSDGETLQIVSLNLEPDIFQSGDTLRVRALVYAPQLERVYATLLEGERVLIPSQDCGKTAEGYFECLLEGALNFGEGEHLLTVKVEGGSSVTSGTVSLFAGISNLPPKFLLPLPPRLELEAGVPFKFKVRALDPDGDKLSYTWLINGEKVFSGDNDFYYTFDSSGVYKVGVVVSDGKDVIYSSSEVTVVNLDAGRQMVVHLGAEGIYATLYSDDYSYVDTKVSGEFGAVYFGKLPTSGLNLAVTIPPEVIVPKGVAFEYLVATVAKEKCPAGECEDVLDKAFSWIASRRIPKDELGSWRLKITDENLDGFVDEEEVYRSFGRLYDQDKDGKVSYKELTGKVRVKTFVLRNVEGKQYFLNDFVDSFWKEMMPVSLGGFRRVQVVVENTPSEASLKVIGAEGSCVSEGEKVLCDLSVPLQDNGFFSFILFDESSKKAYTVRDLDTSSFILDYGEFVPPKSFGVVGLDAGEKVEVFASYSENVYSLLSTEVDGTYQVSQHRLGSGYFANFSLTRPKEDGVKVEMVNNYFLGDSLPDYLKVEQLRGELLEVDISYHPNDREAVLEGVDISSVNAFSASETCTFGDYSFELSMEGELEGASFPLPQMEKVVPPAVYSYISEACNNVNSSHYVELTVKKSEKDGFESALYLKKVLQ, encoded by the coding sequence AGAGTTAAGCTAATTGTTGACTTTAACAGGAACGGCGTGTTTGAAGGTAAGCACTCTGAGGACAAGATATACCTTTCTGCAACCCTAAACGGGGAGTTTTTCATAAAGAGTATAGAAATACCAGAACAGGGAGCTTTAGCAGAGCTTATAGTTGAAAAGGAAGGTTACGCTCCTTACTACAAGGTTTTGGAGCTCTCCCCCAATTCTGAGCTAAACGTTAACGTTGAACTCCTGCCGGTCTCTGTAGAAGTTCAGCCGGTCTTGAGGAGTCTTAGGGGGCTTGAAGTTGGTAACTCAGAAGTAAAAGTTGACTTTTCACCGCTGGCCATTGAGGAGGATACTACCCTCCTTAACGTTTTCTACAAAAATTACAACTTAGAAGGGGAGCTCCCCCAAGCTCCCGGAAAACTTGAAATTGACGGAAGACCTTTAGAAGTTTTAAGTCTCCTCTCCTTAGAGCTAAAAAATCAAAGGGGCGAGGTCGTAGAATTTGCAGACGAGTTTACCTGTCCTTACACCATAAGACAAAAACTTTCTCCAAAAGCTATAGAAGAGATACGGAAGAACGGAGATGTTGACCCAAAAAGTGGCTGTCAAGTGCCGGTTTACTACTTTTCTTCGGAGACCGGCAAGTGGAGATACCTTGGGAACGGTGACATTGTGGACTCTTCTGGGGGAGCGGTTGACTGTTCCTCCCTTCAGGATGGTTCCTCTTACTGGGTGAAGCTGTGCGGAAAGCAGGGTGAGGGTGTAACCTTTTACGCTGTTGCTTATCCCTTAAAGGAAAGTGAGGTAACCGTCTGTTTCTTTACAGAGAACGAAAGCGGAGAGCCTGTAGCTGGAGCGTCTTTTGAGGTTTTCAAGGGAGGTTTTTACTCAGTAGCCTTTTCTAACGAGGAAGGGATTGCAAGACTCCAAGTTCCTTTCACAAAGAGGCCTTCAAACTGCTCCTCTCTGGGAGAAGAAGCTACGAGCGAAGGTATAACTTTCAGGTACTTTGAACCTTCATCTCTTTCTATGCCCGTTTCCTTAGATTTGTCAGCTCTTCCTTCCGGCTCTTTGAGTGGATGCTCCTGTCTCTTCAGAGTAAAGGTTCCCTCCTCCACAGTTGATGCCATTGTAGTGGCAAGGGACAGTAGCGGATATCCAGTCAAGGAGGCCGAAGTCTGCCTTAAGGAGAGGAACTTTGGTTTTTATGAGTGCAGGAAAACCGACGAGAACGGAATGGCCACTTTTAAGGTAGTTCCGGAAAAGGTTTACACGGCCTTTGGGGTCGGCCTTTCCTCTGTAACAAAGGAGGTTACCCCTCTTGACAGGTTTTTCTCCTTGACGCTTACAAATACGCCTCCGAAGGTTGAAATGACAGTTTATCCCAAGGAAGTAAAGGCTGGAAGCAATCTCTACATTCTCCTTTACGCTTATGACCCTGACGGGGATGAAATTAGACTAAAAGATTTTATGTGTGGAGATAAAAGGGCAAGAGTAATAGAAGGGGAGGATTTTGAAGGAGCTCTCTTCGTTACTGCTTACTGTACTCCTACTGAGCCGGGAAGCTACAAGGTTTCGGCCAACGTTGGCGATGCCTTTGAAATGTTTAAAGTTGAGGAAGAGTTTAACGTAGTTTCGGGGAGCTCTCCGCCTGTCATTAACGGCTACAACTTTTTAGACTCCGACGGAAAAGTAGTTTCCAGAGATTCCCTTAAAGTTGGCAATATTTATAAGTTGGTCTTTTACGCCTACGACCCAGATGGAGACCCGATTTCTTATAGGAGTGCCAATCCCTACTGTAGCTTTGAAGTTAACGAGAAAGGAGTGGCAACCTGTAGCTTTCCAAGTTCTGGCGATTACGAACTCTCCTTTGTCATTGACGATAGGAACGGCAACAGTGTGGAAGAAAGGATAAATGTTCACGTCAGCGATGGAGAAACCCTCCAGATTGTCTCACTAAACCTTGAGCCTGACATCTTCCAGAGTGGAGATACACTAAGGGTGAGAGCTCTCGTTTACGCTCCCCAGCTTGAAAGAGTTTACGCTACGCTGTTAGAGGGGGAGAGAGTCCTGATTCCTTCACAGGACTGCGGAAAGACAGCAGAAGGTTACTTTGAGTGTCTCTTAGAGGGGGCTTTAAATTTTGGAGAAGGAGAGCACCTTCTTACCGTGAAAGTTGAGGGAGGGAGCTCCGTAACTTCTGGAACGGTTTCTCTCTTTGCGGGCATTTCAAACCTTCCTCCGAAGTTCCTCCTTCCCCTTCCTCCAAGGCTTGAACTGGAAGCCGGAGTACCCTTTAAGTTTAAGGTAAGGGCCCTTGACCCAGACGGGGATAAGCTAAGTTACACTTGGCTTATAAACGGCGAAAAAGTTTTTAGCGGGGACAACGACTTTTACTACACCTTTGATTCCTCCGGCGTTTACAAGGTTGGTGTGGTAGTTAGCGACGGAAAGGATGTTATTTACTCGTCTTCTGAAGTAACTGTTGTTAACTTGGACGCTGGAAGGCAGATGGTAGTTCACTTAGGAGCGGAAGGAATATACGCTACCCTCTATAGCGATGACTACAGTTACGTTGATACTAAGGTTTCTGGAGAATTTGGAGCTGTTTACTTTGGAAAGCTACCGACTTCCGGTCTTAACTTGGCGGTGACGATTCCTCCCGAGGTTATAGTTCCAAAAGGCGTCGCTTTTGAATACTTGGTAGCAACCGTAGCCAAGGAGAAGTGTCCTGCTGGCGAGTGTGAAGATGTTCTTGACAAAGCTTTTTCTTGGATAGCTTCAAGGAGAATTCCAAAAGATGAGCTTGGAAGTTGGAGACTCAAAATAACGGACGAAAACCTTGATGGCTTTGTTGACGAGGAAGAGGTTTACAGGAGTTTTGGAAGGCTTTACGACCAAGACAAAGACGGAAAGGTTTCCTACAAGGAGCTCACCGGGAAGGTAAGGGTTAAGACCTTTGTGCTTAGGAACGTTGAGGGTAAACAGTACTTCTTGAACGATTTTGTAGATTCATTCTGGAAGGAGATGATGCCCGTGTCCTTGGGAGGTTTCAGGCGAGTTCAGGTTGTAGTTGAGAATACTCCTTCAGAGGCTTCTTTAAAAGTCATAGGAGCAGAGGGTAGTTGTGTTTCAGAAGGAGAAAAGGTTCTCTGTGACCTTTCAGTACCCCTTCAGGACAACGGATTCTTTAGCTTTATTCTCTTTGACGAAAGTAGCAAGAAGGCCTATACGGTGAGGGACTTAGATACTTCCTCCTTTATCCTTGACTACGGAGAGTTTGTTCCTCCAAAGAGCTTTGGTGTGGTAGGGCTTGATGCTGGTGAGAAGGTGGAAGTCTTTGCGAGCTACTCTGAGAACGTTTATTCCCTTTTAAGTACAGAAGTTGACGGGACGTACCAAGTTTCTCAACATAGGCTTGGGAGTGGCTACTTTGCAAACTTCTCCCTTACGCGTCCAAAGGAGGACGGCGTAAAGGTAGAGATGGTAAATAACTACTTCTTGGGTGATTCTCTTCCAGATTACCTAAAGGTTGAGCAGTTAAGGGGAGAGCTCTTAGAAGTTGACATTTCCTATCATCCTAACGACAGGGAAGCAGTTCTTGAGGGAGTGGATATCTCCTCTGTTAACGCTTTTTCCGCTTCTGAGACGTGTACCTTTGGAGACTACTCCTTTGAACTGAGCATGGAAGGGGAACTTGAAGGTGCTTCCTTCCCTCTACCGCAAATGGAGAAAGTCGT